The DNA window GCCGCCGTGGAGGCGCTGGACGCCGCCGCCGCGGCGGTGCGGGGAGCGTACGGCGCGCTGGACGTCCCCTGGGGCGACGTGTACCGCCTCCGCCGGGACAGCCTGGACCTCCCCGCCAACGGCGGCCCCGACCACGCCGGAGTGTTCCGCGCGCTCTGGGCCGCACCGGACGAGAACGGCCGGTTTGCGGCGTACGGGGGCGACTCGTACGTGGCCGCCATCGAGTTCGGGCGCCCGGT is part of the Longimicrobiaceae bacterium genome and encodes:
- a CDS encoding penicillin acylase family protein codes for the protein AAVEALDAAAAAVRGAYGALDVPWGDVYRLRRDSLDLPANGGPDHAGVFRALWAAPDENGRFAAYGGDSYVAAIEFGRPVRARALLAYGNASQRHSPHRTDQLPLFARKELRPVWRTRAEVEANLKSRQGF